Proteins from a single region of Chlamydia sp.:
- a CDS encoding menaquinone biosynthesis decarboxylase — protein sequence MFSLQSLVDYLRSQRELIDIYVPVDPYLEIAEIHRRVVDEEGPALLFHCVQGSPFPVLTNLFGTQKRVNLLFPELSSSLFDQIVRLLSSSPSLSSLWQHRSLLKRGMSSLGLHKRCCLSSPFLTQDPPNLLQLPMLTSWPEDGGPFLTLPLVYTQSPDNGAPNLGMYRMQRFDHHTLGLHFQIQKGGGAHFIEAEKKQQNLPVTVFLSGNPFLILSAIAPLPENVPELVFCSFLQNKKLTFTKKLPQSGHPLLCDSEFILTGEAIAGERRPEGPFGDHFGYYSLTHDFPVFKCKRLYYKKKAIYPATIVGKPFQEDFFLGNKLQELLSPLFPLIMPGVQDLKSYGEAGFHAVAAAVVKERYWKEALRSALRILGEGQLSLTKFLFVTDQPVDLNNFSKLLECVLERIRLDRDLLILSDTANDTLDYTGTALNRGSKSIFLGVGEPIRSLPERYCGPSLPGISRIEVFCKGCLILETSVQQVDISSLLKTPYLASWPLVILLENLSKSFSSQKEFLWRTFTRSSPATDLHIPFSHVTNHKIHYTPPMILNALMKPQYPKEVEADEITKKQVASRWKSYFS from the coding sequence GTGTTTTCCTTACAGTCTTTGGTAGATTATTTACGTTCTCAACGAGAACTTATTGATATCTATGTTCCTGTAGATCCTTACTTAGAGATTGCTGAAATTCATCGTCGTGTTGTGGATGAAGAAGGTCCGGCCCTTCTATTTCATTGTGTTCAAGGGTCCCCTTTCCCGGTACTTACAAACTTGTTTGGAACACAGAAGCGTGTCAATCTGTTGTTCCCAGAACTTTCTTCGAGTCTTTTCGATCAGATCGTCCGTTTATTATCTTCCTCCCCTTCTCTTTCTTCCTTATGGCAACATCGCTCTCTTTTAAAGCGAGGAATGTCATCTTTAGGACTACATAAACGATGTTGTCTCTCTTCTCCTTTTCTTACGCAAGATCCTCCTAATCTCTTGCAGTTACCAATGCTCACAAGCTGGCCTGAAGATGGTGGCCCCTTTTTGACTCTTCCCCTGGTATATACCCAATCACCCGATAATGGAGCTCCTAATCTAGGGATGTATCGTATGCAACGCTTCGACCATCATACTTTAGGGCTGCATTTCCAAATCCAAAAAGGTGGTGGAGCCCACTTCATAGAAGCAGAAAAAAAACAGCAAAATCTTCCTGTTACAGTATTTCTTTCTGGAAACCCTTTTCTTATTTTATCAGCGATTGCTCCTCTCCCAGAAAATGTTCCAGAACTAGTGTTTTGTTCTTTTTTGCAAAATAAAAAACTCACTTTTACAAAAAAACTTCCGCAGTCTGGGCATCCGCTTCTGTGTGATTCTGAATTCATCTTAACAGGAGAAGCTATTGCAGGAGAACGTCGTCCAGAAGGACCTTTTGGAGATCATTTTGGCTACTATAGTTTAACGCACGACTTCCCTGTCTTCAAATGTAAACGCTTGTACTATAAGAAGAAGGCTATCTATCCAGCAACTATTGTAGGTAAACCTTTCCAGGAGGATTTTTTCCTCGGAAATAAACTACAAGAACTTCTATCTCCACTCTTTCCTCTTATTATGCCAGGAGTTCAAGATTTAAAAAGTTATGGGGAGGCTGGCTTCCATGCTGTAGCAGCAGCTGTAGTTAAGGAACGTTATTGGAAAGAAGCCTTACGCTCAGCTTTGAGAATACTCGGAGAAGGACAGCTCTCTTTAACAAAATTTTTATTTGTTACAGATCAGCCTGTTGATCTTAACAACTTCTCTAAACTACTCGAATGTGTTCTGGAACGGATACGTCTGGATCGTGATCTTCTTATTCTGTCGGATACCGCAAATGATACCTTGGATTACACAGGCACAGCACTGAACCGAGGATCAAAAAGTATCTTTTTAGGCGTTGGAGAACCTATTCGCTCTTTACCTGAGCGATATTGTGGGCCTTCTCTTCCAGGAATTTCTCGTATAGAAGTATTTTGCAAAGGATGCTTAATTTTAGAAACCTCGGTTCAACAAGTGGATATTTCTTCTCTACTTAAAACACCTTACCTAGCATCCTGGCCTTTAGTTATTTTGCTGGAAAATCTATCTAAATCTTTTTCATCCCAGAAGGAATTTTTGTGGCGAACGTTTACTCGGTCATCTCCAGCAACAGATCTACACATTCCCTTTAGTCACGTCACAAATCATAAGATCCACTATACTCCTCCTATGATCCTCAATGCTCTTATGAAACCTCAGTATCCTAAAGAAGTGGAAGCAGACGAGATCACTAAGAAGCAAGTTGCTTCTCGTTGGAAAAGCTATTTTTCTTAA
- the rpmB gene encoding 50S ribosomal protein L28, whose translation MSKKCALTGRKPRRGYSYAIRGISKKKKGIGLKVTGRTKRRFFPNMMTKRLWSTEEKRFLKFKISAAALRLVDKLGLDKVVAKAKSKGF comes from the coding sequence ATGTCGAAGAAGTGTGCGCTTACAGGAAGGAAGCCTCGTCGCGGTTATAGCTACGCTATCCGAGGGATTTCCAAGAAGAAAAAAGGAATTGGTTTAAAAGTCACAGGGAGAACTAAACGTCGGTTCTTCCCTAATATGATGACAAAAAGACTTTGGTCTACGGAAGAAAAACGTTTTCTCAAGTTTAAAATTTCTGCAGCAGCTTTACGCCTTGTTGATAAATTAGGGCTAGATAAGGTTGTTGCTAAAGCTAAGAGCAAAGGTTTTTAA
- a CDS encoding 4-alpha-glucanotransferase, whose protein sequence is MPLSSRSSRIIQNSLIRKVWQCIDTSPKHGVCVPLFSLHTQDSCGIGEFLDLIPMINWCTDRGFQILQILPINDTGSCSSPYNSISSIALNPLHLSITALPYKDEVPFSEKYLLEMQKLSQLSQVDYERLLPMKRAFLKEYYKICKSKKLTEHPDVYAFYEREQYWLHPYALFCSIREHLKHLPIDHWPATYIDLSYIPQHEQTFAENIQFHSYLQYLCFQQMRQVRKHADHKHCLIKGDIPILISKDSCDVWFYREYFSSAESVGAPPDLYNTKGQNWHLPIYNMKVLKRDNYLWWKERLRYAENFYSLYRLDHVVGLFRFWVWDESGRGRFEPHDPKDYLSQGQDILSHLLKSSSMLPIGEDLGTIPLDVKQTLESLAICGTRIPRWERDWNGSGAFIPFEQYDPLSVTSLSTHDSSTLSLWWQESPQEAKLFSQFLEIPYTTSLTFQNHKEILKLSHKTSSIFHINLINDYLALCPDLISKDSFRERINLPGTISKNNWVYRVKPSIERLFAHSKLNFLLESLF, encoded by the coding sequence ATGCCATTGTCATCTCGCTCTTCACGTATCATACAAAATTCTCTTATTCGAAAAGTTTGGCAATGTATCGATACTTCTCCTAAACATGGTGTATGTGTTCCATTATTTTCTCTCCACACCCAAGACAGTTGTGGCATTGGGGAGTTTCTTGATTTAATACCAATGATCAACTGGTGTACCGATCGAGGATTTCAAATTCTTCAAATTCTTCCTATTAATGATACTGGATCCTGTTCGAGTCCTTATAATAGTATCTCCTCCATAGCTTTAAATCCTTTACACCTATCTATAACAGCTCTTCCTTACAAAGACGAAGTCCCTTTTTCGGAAAAATATCTCTTAGAAATGCAGAAACTTTCTCAGCTTTCTCAAGTAGATTATGAACGTCTTCTCCCTATGAAGAGAGCTTTTTTAAAAGAATATTACAAGATATGTAAGAGTAAAAAACTCACTGAGCATCCAGATGTCTATGCTTTTTACGAACGTGAACAGTATTGGTTACATCCCTATGCTCTTTTTTGTTCTATTCGTGAACATCTCAAACACCTGCCGATCGATCACTGGCCAGCAACCTACATCGATCTCTCTTATATTCCTCAACATGAACAAACGTTTGCAGAAAATATACAGTTTCATTCCTATCTACAATACCTTTGCTTCCAACAAATGCGACAAGTTCGTAAACATGCTGATCACAAGCACTGTCTCATTAAGGGAGATATCCCTATTCTAATCAGTAAAGATAGCTGCGATGTCTGGTTTTATAGAGAATATTTCTCTTCTGCTGAATCCGTAGGAGCTCCTCCAGATCTTTACAACACAAAAGGTCAAAATTGGCATCTCCCTATTTATAACATGAAAGTGTTGAAACGAGATAACTACCTTTGGTGGAAAGAGCGCTTACGCTATGCAGAAAATTTTTATTCCTTATATCGGCTTGATCATGTTGTAGGACTGTTTCGTTTTTGGGTGTGGGATGAATCGGGGCGCGGACGCTTTGAACCTCACGATCCTAAAGACTACTTATCTCAAGGACAAGATATTTTATCTCATTTATTGAAATCCTCTTCTATGCTGCCCATAGGAGAAGATTTAGGAACAATTCCTTTAGATGTAAAACAAACATTAGAATCCTTAGCAATATGTGGAACACGAATTCCTCGCTGGGAGAGAGATTGGAATGGAAGCGGTGCGTTCATTCCTTTTGAGCAATATGATCCCTTGTCTGTGACTAGTCTTTCCACGCACGACTCCTCAACACTATCCTTATGGTGGCAAGAATCTCCTCAAGAAGCTAAACTTTTTTCTCAATTCTTAGAAATTCCCTATACTACCTCGCTTACTTTTCAAAATCATAAGGAAATTCTAAAGCTGTCTCATAAAACTTCTTCAATTTTTCACATCAATCTTATCAATGATTACCTTGCTCTATGTCCTGACTTAATCTCAAAAGATTCTTTTCGTGAAAGAATCAATCTCCCAGGAACAATTTCAAAAAATAATTGGGTCTATCGAGTTAAACCTTCTATTGAAAGATTATTTGCACATTCAAAGCTGAATTTTTTGCTTGAGTCTCTATTTTAA
- a CDS encoding CesT family type III secretion system chaperone, whose protein sequence is MQNQFEQLLTELGTQINSPLSPDQNNACVVRFGYNNVAVQIEEDGNSGFLMAGVILGKLTEDTFRQKVFKAALSINGSPQSNIKGTLGYGEISNQLYLCDRLNMTYLNGEKLARYLVLFSQHAKIWMQSLSKGELPDLHALGMYHL, encoded by the coding sequence ATGCAAAATCAATTTGAACAACTTCTTACGGAACTTGGTACACAAATCAACAGTCCTCTCTCTCCTGATCAAAATAATGCTTGCGTTGTTCGATTCGGGTACAACAACGTCGCTGTACAAATTGAAGAAGATGGAAATTCTGGTTTTTTAATGGCTGGTGTTATTCTTGGGAAACTTACGGAAGACACTTTTAGACAAAAAGTTTTCAAAGCAGCTTTATCGATCAATGGTTCTCCACAGTCCAATATTAAAGGCACTCTTGGTTATGGAGAAATCTCTAACCAATTATATCTTTGCGATCGACTCAACATGACCTACTTAAATGGCGAAAAACTTGCGCGCTACTTAGTTCTCTTTTCTCAACATGCAAAAATTTGGATGCAATCTCTGTCAAAAGGAGAGCTCCCAGATCTACATGCCTTAGGTATGTATCACCTATAA
- the sctW gene encoding type III secretion system gatekeeper subunit SctW, which yields MTASGGAGGLGGAQTVNVAQAQAAAASQDAQEIIASQETSEMSMVKGSEDLSNPAAATRVKKKEDKFQSLEARRKTTSQTEKKSESTEEKGDTPLEDRFTENLSEVSGEDFRGLKNSLDDDSSPEEILEAVSSKFSDPVTKDLALDYLIQTAPSDGKLKAALIQAKQQLVNQNPQAILGGRNVLMASETFAAKVHTSPSSLRTLYLQVTSASSNCASLRQLLSPYSPSEKGEVIHFLMNGMVADLKSEGPSISPPKLQTYMSELSNLQALNSVDSFFDKNIKNLEGNLKSEGHTTSPSLTPNKLAETFLKLVEDKFPSSSKTQKAVSDLVGPDTGPQTEVLNLFYRALNGCSPRIFTGAEKKQQLATAISNALDTVNADNEDYPKPGDFPRSSFSSTPPHDPVPPPP from the coding sequence ATGACAGCATCTGGAGGAGCAGGGGGGCTAGGCGGCGCTCAAACAGTAAACGTAGCACAAGCACAAGCTGCTGCTGCTTCCCAAGATGCACAGGAAATTATAGCTTCCCAAGAGACTTCAGAAATGAGCATGGTCAAAGGAAGCGAAGATCTCTCGAATCCTGCGGCAGCTACTAGAGTCAAAAAAAAAGAAGATAAATTTCAATCCCTAGAAGCTCGTCGTAAAACTACAAGCCAGACTGAGAAAAAATCTGAAAGCACTGAAGAGAAGGGAGACACGCCCTTAGAAGATCGTTTTACGGAAAATCTTTCCGAGGTTTCAGGAGAAGATTTTCGAGGGTTAAAAAATTCTTTAGACGATGACTCTTCTCCTGAAGAGATCCTTGAAGCAGTCTCAAGCAAATTTTCTGACCCGGTAACTAAAGACCTTGCTCTTGATTACCTTATTCAAACAGCTCCTTCTGATGGGAAATTAAAAGCAGCTTTAATCCAAGCAAAACAACAACTTGTAAATCAGAACCCTCAAGCTATACTTGGAGGACGCAATGTCCTTATGGCATCAGAAACTTTTGCTGCCAAAGTTCATACATCCCCATCTTCGTTGCGGACGCTCTATCTCCAAGTAACTTCGGCTTCTTCTAATTGTGCAAGTTTACGTCAATTGCTCTCCCCTTATTCTCCTTCAGAAAAAGGAGAGGTCATACACTTTTTGATGAATGGAATGGTTGCAGATCTCAAATCAGAAGGACCTTCCATCTCACCTCCCAAACTACAAACATACATGTCAGAGCTAAGTAATTTACAAGCCCTTAACTCTGTAGATAGCTTTTTTGATAAAAATATAAAAAATTTAGAAGGAAACTTAAAAAGCGAAGGCCATACCACTAGCCCATCCTTAACCCCTAACAAGCTTGCAGAAACTTTTTTAAAGCTAGTTGAAGACAAATTTCCATCTTCTTCAAAAACTCAAAAAGCAGTCTCCGATCTTGTTGGCCCTGATACAGGTCCACAAACAGAAGTTTTAAATTTATTCTATCGAGCCCTTAATGGCTGCTCTCCTAGAATATTTACTGGCGCGGAGAAAAAACAACAGCTGGCAACAGCTATCTCTAACGCATTAGATACTGTGAATGCCGATAACGAAGATTATCCTAAACCTGGAGATTTTCCGAGATCTTCTTTCTCCAGCACACCTCCTCACGATCCTGTACCTCCTCCTCCCTAG
- the cdsV gene encoding SctV family type III secretion system export apparatus subunit CdsV — MNKLLNFVSRTFGGDAALNMINKSSDLILAMWMLGVVLMIILPLPPVMVDFMITINLAISVFLLMVALYIPSALQLSVFPSLLLITTMFRLGINISSSRQILLHAYAGHVIQAFGDFVVGGNYVVGFIIFLIITIIQFIVVTKGAERVAEVAARFRLDAMPGKQMAIDADLRAGMIDATQARDKRAQIQKESELYGAMDGAMKFIKGDVIAGIVISLINIVGGLVIGITMKGMTMAQAAHIYTLITIGDGLVSQIPSLLISLTAGIVTTRVSSDKDTNLGKEISSQLVKEPRALLLSAGATLGIGFFKGFPLWSFALMAVLFAVLGILLITKKNSSGKKGGTSSSTTVGAADGAATSGENSDDYALTLPVILELGKDLSKLIQQRTKTGQSFVDDMIPKMRQALYQDIGIRYPGIHVRTDSPSLEGNDYMILLNEVPYVRGKIPPNHVLTNEVEENLARYNLPFITYKNAAGLPSTWVSTDALTILEKAAIKYWSPLEVIILHLSYFFHRNSQEFLGIQEVRSMIEFMERSFPDLVKEVTRLIPLQKLTEIFKRLVQEQISIKDLRTILESLSEWAQTEKDTVLLTEYVRSSLKLYISFKFSQGQSAISVYLLDPEIEEMIRGAIKQTSAGSYLALDPDSVNLILKSMRMTITPTPPGGQPPVLLTAIDVRRYVRKLIETEFPDIAVISYQEVLPEIRIQPLGRIQIF, encoded by the coding sequence ATGAACAAGCTACTCAATTTTGTTAGTAGAACATTCGGGGGAGATGCAGCCCTGAATATGATAAACAAGTCCAGTGACCTCATCCTAGCTATGTGGATGTTGGGAGTGGTCTTGATGATCATTCTGCCATTGCCTCCAGTTATGGTGGACTTCATGATCACCATTAACTTGGCAATCTCTGTGTTCCTATTGATGGTTGCCTTATATATTCCTAGCGCATTACAACTTTCTGTTTTCCCCTCTTTACTTTTGATTACTACGATGTTTCGACTAGGAATTAACATTTCCTCTTCTCGACAAATTCTCCTTCATGCTTATGCAGGGCACGTGATCCAAGCTTTTGGAGATTTCGTCGTTGGAGGGAACTATGTTGTCGGGTTCATTATCTTTCTAATCATTACCATTATCCAATTCATTGTGGTTACCAAAGGTGCCGAAAGGGTTGCTGAAGTTGCCGCTCGATTCCGACTAGACGCCATGCCAGGGAAACAGATGGCTATTGATGCAGACCTTCGAGCAGGAATGATTGATGCAACCCAAGCCCGTGATAAACGAGCCCAAATTCAGAAAGAGAGTGAGCTTTACGGAGCCATGGACGGAGCCATGAAGTTCATTAAAGGAGACGTTATTGCAGGAATCGTCATTTCCCTGATTAACATCGTTGGAGGATTAGTCATCGGTATCACAATGAAAGGTATGACGATGGCTCAAGCGGCTCATATTTATACACTGATTACCATTGGGGATGGCTTAGTCTCCCAAATCCCCTCCTTATTGATTTCTTTGACAGCGGGTATCGTAACTACTCGAGTATCCAGTGATAAAGATACAAACTTAGGGAAAGAAATTTCTAGCCAGTTGGTTAAAGAGCCTCGTGCGCTCCTCCTATCTGCAGGAGCGACTTTAGGAATTGGATTCTTCAAAGGCTTCCCTTTATGGTCATTTGCTTTAATGGCAGTTCTCTTTGCCGTATTGGGTATTTTATTAATCACAAAGAAAAATTCTTCAGGGAAAAAAGGAGGTACCAGCTCTTCTACTACTGTAGGAGCCGCTGATGGAGCTGCAACCTCAGGAGAAAACTCTGATGATTATGCTCTCACTCTCCCTGTGATTCTTGAGCTTGGGAAAGATCTCTCTAAACTCATTCAACAAAGAACTAAAACAGGTCAAAGCTTTGTGGATGATATGATTCCTAAAATGCGCCAAGCTCTCTACCAAGATATAGGTATTCGTTATCCGGGAATTCATGTACGCACAGATTCTCCATCTTTAGAGGGGAATGACTATATGATCCTTCTCAATGAAGTCCCCTATGTTCGAGGAAAAATTCCTCCTAATCACGTGTTAACAAATGAAGTCGAAGAGAACCTTGCTCGGTATAACTTACCATTCATTACTTACAAGAATGCAGCAGGGTTACCTTCTACATGGGTCAGTACGGATGCTCTCACTATTTTAGAGAAAGCTGCTATCAAATACTGGTCCCCATTGGAAGTGATTATTCTGCATTTGTCTTACTTCTTCCACAGAAACTCTCAAGAATTCTTGGGTATTCAGGAAGTTCGCTCTATGATCGAATTTATGGAGCGCTCCTTTCCTGACCTTGTTAAAGAAGTCACCCGTCTCATTCCTTTACAGAAGCTTACAGAAATCTTTAAACGTTTGGTTCAGGAACAAATTTCTATTAAGGACTTGCGTACGATTTTAGAATCTTTGAGTGAATGGGCTCAGACAGAAAAAGATACGGTGTTACTCACCGAATATGTTCGTTCTTCCTTAAAGCTTTATATCAGTTTCAAATTCTCTCAAGGGCAGTCTGCTATTTCTGTATATCTGTTAGATCCTGAAATTGAAGAAATGATCCGTGGAGCTATTAAACAAACCTCTGCCGGATCTTATCTAGCCTTAGACCCAGATTCTGTAAACCTCATCCTAAAATCTATGCGGATGACGATTACTCCAACTCCACCTGGAGGTCAACCTCCTGTATTATTGACAGCAATTGACGTCAGACGATATGTACGGAAATTAATAGAAACGGAATTCCCTGATATTGCTGTGATTTCTTATCAAGAGGTCTTGCCTGAAATCAGAATCCAGCCTTTAGGAAGAATTCAAATTTTCTAA
- the cdsU gene encoding SctU family type III secretion system export apparatus subunit CdsU, which yields MGEKTEKATPKRLRDARKKGQVAKSQDFPSAITFIVSMFMTFSLSTFFAEHLGSFLVSVFKMAPRQHDPRLAVYYLKNCLVLILTASLPLLGAVGFVGLLIGFLVVGPTFSTEVFKPDLKKFNPIDNLKQKFKLKTFIELLKSIFKICGAALILYIVLKNRVELVVETAGVPPIVTAQIFKEILYKAVTSIGMFFLVVAVIDLVYQRHSFAKELKMEKFEVKQEFKDTEGNPEIKGRRRQIAQEIAYEDTSSQIKHASTVVSNPKDIAVAIGYMPEKYKAPWIIAMGVNLRAKRIIAEAEKYGIPIMRNVPLAHQLLDEGKELKFIPETTYEAVGEILLYITSLNAQNLENKNINQFDNL from the coding sequence ATGGGCGAAAAAACAGAAAAGGCGACCCCTAAGCGTCTTCGCGACGCTAGAAAAAAAGGGCAAGTAGCCAAATCTCAAGATTTTCCTTCTGCGATTACGTTCATTGTATCCATGTTTATGACGTTTTCTTTATCTACTTTTTTTGCTGAGCATCTAGGGAGTTTTCTGGTTTCCGTTTTCAAAATGGCGCCTCGCCAGCATGATCCTCGCTTAGCTGTTTATTATCTGAAGAACTGTTTAGTACTAATTCTTACAGCCTCACTCCCCTTATTAGGAGCCGTTGGATTTGTTGGATTATTGATAGGTTTTTTAGTCGTTGGCCCTACTTTTTCTACTGAAGTTTTTAAACCGGATTTAAAAAAATTTAATCCTATTGATAACCTTAAACAAAAATTTAAGTTAAAAACTTTTATCGAGTTGCTAAAATCCATTTTTAAAATCTGTGGTGCGGCACTTATTTTGTATATTGTCCTGAAAAATCGTGTAGAACTCGTTGTTGAAACAGCCGGTGTCCCTCCCATCGTGACAGCTCAAATCTTTAAAGAGATTTTGTATAAAGCTGTTACTTCTATAGGGATGTTCTTCTTAGTGGTTGCTGTGATAGATCTCGTTTATCAACGACATAGCTTTGCTAAGGAGCTAAAGATGGAAAAGTTCGAAGTTAAACAAGAATTCAAGGATACAGAAGGGAACCCTGAAATCAAAGGACGCCGTCGACAGATTGCCCAAGAGATCGCCTACGAAGATACGTCGTCACAAATCAAACATGCTAGTACTGTTGTGTCTAACCCTAAAGATATTGCTGTAGCAATTGGCTACATGCCAGAAAAATATAAAGCTCCATGGATCATTGCTATGGGAGTTAACTTAAGAGCTAAGAGGATTATTGCAGAAGCTGAGAAATATGGAATCCCCATCATGCGAAATGTTCCTTTAGCACATCAGCTTTTAGATGAAGGAAAAGAGTTGAAGTTTATTCCAGAGACCACATATGAAGCTGTTGGGGAAATCCTTCTTTATATCACTTCTCTTAATGCGCAAAACCTTGAGAATAAAAACATTAACCAATTCGATAATCTGTAA
- the ychF gene encoding redox-regulated ATPase YchF, with protein MEMGQTECGIVGLPNVGKSGLFNALTGAQVASCNYPFCSIDPNVGIVPVVDSRLKTLADISQSQKVIYADMKFVDIAGLVKGAASGAGLGNRFLSHIRETHAIAHVVRCFDNDDVTHVSGKIDPEEDIAVINLELVLADFSSATSIRDKLGKQAKGKKDIGQLIPLMDRIIEHLESGFPVRTLTFSLEEKLLLKPYPFLTSKPVLYIANIDENSLTDLDNLYVQKVREIAQRENADVVPICVKLEEEILSLPAEEREDFLHSLGLQESGLNRLVYSAYRTLGLISYFTTGPQETRAWTIAKGATAAEAAGEIHSDIQKGFIRAEVVIMEDIVTYNGRAGAREAGKLRAEGRDYIVQDGDVILFLHN; from the coding sequence ATAGAAATGGGACAAACAGAGTGTGGAATAGTGGGGCTCCCTAATGTAGGGAAGTCAGGGTTATTTAATGCCCTAACAGGGGCGCAAGTTGCTTCTTGTAATTACCCTTTTTGCTCAATTGATCCCAATGTTGGCATTGTTCCCGTTGTTGACTCAAGGCTAAAGACGTTAGCAGACATTAGCCAAAGTCAAAAAGTAATCTACGCCGATATGAAATTTGTAGATATCGCGGGATTGGTTAAAGGTGCTGCAAGTGGTGCTGGACTAGGGAATCGTTTTTTATCACATATTCGAGAGACTCATGCCATTGCCCATGTCGTGCGTTGTTTTGATAACGATGATGTGACACATGTATCTGGCAAGATCGATCCTGAAGAAGATATTGCTGTGATCAATTTGGAACTTGTACTAGCAGATTTTTCTTCTGCCACTAGTATTCGAGATAAATTAGGGAAACAGGCTAAAGGGAAAAAAGATATTGGGCAGTTAATTCCTCTTATGGATCGCATAATAGAACATCTAGAATCTGGTTTCCCTGTTCGAACTCTTACATTTTCTTTAGAGGAAAAGCTTTTACTGAAGCCATATCCCTTTTTGACTAGCAAACCAGTGCTTTATATTGCCAATATTGATGAAAATTCTCTAACGGATTTAGACAATCTTTATGTGCAAAAGGTACGGGAGATTGCTCAACGGGAGAATGCTGATGTAGTTCCTATTTGTGTAAAATTAGAAGAAGAAATTCTCTCTCTTCCTGCGGAAGAACGCGAAGACTTTTTACATAGTTTAGGTTTACAGGAGTCTGGGTTAAATCGTTTAGTATATTCAGCATATAGAACTCTTGGGTTGATTTCCTATTTCACTACAGGCCCACAAGAAACGCGGGCTTGGACAATTGCCAAAGGCGCTACAGCAGCAGAAGCTGCCGGGGAAATTCATTCAGACATTCAAAAAGGATTTATTCGCGCTGAAGTTGTGATAATGGAAGATATTGTTACTTATAATGGTAGAGCAGGAGCAAGAGAGGCTGGGAAACTGCGTGCTGAAGGACGAGATTATATTGTCCAAGACGGAGATGTTATACTCTTTTTACATAATTAA